In Setaria italica strain Yugu1 chromosome I, Setaria_italica_v2.0, whole genome shotgun sequence, the genomic window TtaacacacgccatgaaaatcatccatctccaaacactagttatgtcatcaagccgtaactcatccaatgccgtggacacagCTACCCGGATGGTTTTAACTCTATAGAGgctgtacacttttcccacaagtagggtaccgcaacacgattaccttagtgtcggtgcagatcctaacaaagccattacccaccttagttAAGACTAGCTAGCCAAaaggaagcaaccaaggggttaatgacctaccaacgaggtcttaaccgggacctaagtcacaaagatcttattccttctccatggtctcccgttgctcaccagctcacctGATGACTATCAGACTaactagtgggatttatgctaagctgttgccgcatacaacggtcgagtggttgcacgatggttagGTTagtcaagatgacacatcaactcgattCTTAACCAtaacaagatggatatctcccaactttgctcaaccacaaaggtacaaGCCCAACTCATtggtatttcacacaagaaacacccatccatctcatctaagcatttctttcctttatttccagaaacccatttttcctttttaaaaacactcacacattttttttttgacgaaacacattgtagtcaggattgaattgagtaacaaggtcctaaacattctagcagtaattatcatccaaacaaagcaaaacatatttagagataattataggacatcaaggaataatcataacaatcaaggggtggctatccaaccatgtttcagtggtaaaacaatatgcaatttataaaacaggccaataggttgtgtttgaaaaactaggataaatatgcatcaaagggtaagattggacttgccgttctcaaagcctcccgggagttcctgctcgcggtgTTGGTCTTCGGGCTCAggctcacggtcaaactcctcctcatgctccccctcgggtactccacgatctatggcacacacaatcgagcacacaataaataaaaaaaattaaggttTTACCCGTCGAGCTTcgaacagagaatgcgaacggaaaatagaaggaatgagtattttcatgaaatttggagatgcCTCAGCGaaagtatattggaggatgtcgtggtcgaatttgggattaattggaggaagtttggcgcatgaaatgatgagttaACAGAGTGTtagggcttaaaacaaggtttaggactaaactgcgagaaccaggggcctatttgtaaTGATGTTTGGAAGGTGGGAGGGCTGATCtgtgaaaagaaaataaaaatatcattagtttggaaaatataattgatcttttaccgtaGCAATGGATGGATATTTTACTATACGTAGTTTTTATGGCACGAATAGAATTATAGGAGGGGGGAGTAGTAtggagtactagttgctcacgCGCGATGTCGGTATCCATTGATCCCCCGCAAAGTCTACCTACGTAGTAGCTGACGCGCGATCTCTCCCTGGCGTCAACCAGACAACCTGACAGGAACGAGCAGAAATTTTCTTTACAGTGGACCGAGATGGCCCATACTTCGATCGGCCCAGCACAACCAACTAACAACTTACGTGATCTCACAAAAAGAGCccaaccttcttcttcctccaaaaTCATCACTAAGGGGCCGGCCTAGCCATTTGTACAAAGGGTTTTGTAGCCCATAGCCCAACCAGCCCAATACAAATTGGCGTAATCGCAGCCAAGAATTTCTTGCCGCTGAAATGCTTGGACTCTGCTTGCGGCATGACTCCAAATGCATCTGCATCCTTCCAAGTGTCGTCTCCCGGTCCTTCTGGACGCGACAGCACACCACCTTCTCTGAAGCATCTCGAACTTTCGCTGCCGCTCACTTTATACCCCATCCGGCTTCCGGCCATCCCCTTCCACCCTGCACTTCACCAAATCGAAGAACGCACAGCAGATCCATCGCCACTCGCAGTTGATCGAGTCGCAGCGTTGAGCGAGGGAGTGAGGAGAAAGAAGCCATGACGGAGCTGTTCGACACGGCCGTGACCAGCCTGCTCCACCTGCCGGAGGTGCTcgaccgcctcgccgccgcggacggTGACCGCCGCTCGGGCGGACACCACGGCGCGCACCACCACGGGCACGCGCGTGTCCACGgtcttggtggcggcggcggcggcggcgcgccggtggACATCGTGGAGACCCCCGGCGAGTACAGCTTCCTGCTCGACGTCCCCGGCCTCTCCAAGTCCGACATCCAGGTACGCGCATGCTGACATGCGAGTCGCCGCCCCGTTGGATTAGATTCGTGCCGGACCAGGAACGAAACAAATGACATCTTTGGCGTGTGCATTTGCTGGGCGCAGGTGACGCTGGAGGAGGACCGGGTGCTGGTGATGAAGGGCGGCAGCAACAACGGGAAGCGgaagcgcgaggaggaggaggaaggcgagggGTGCCGCTACATCCGGCtggagcggcgcgcggcgccgcggTCGTTCGTGCGCAAGTTCCGGCTGCCGGAGGACGCGGACACGGGCGGCATCGCGGCGCGCTGCGAGAACGGCGTCCTCACGGTCACCGTCAagaagcagccgccgccggagaagaagaCCAAGTCCGTGCAGGTCACCATCGCCTGAGCGCCCCGCGCGAGGGAGTGAGCAGTCGGTTTTCAGTAGCAGTCTAGCAGTAGGGAGTGTATAACGTTGGATGCTCTGTTTGTGTTCTGGAGACTGGAGAGTAGGGAGTTCGTTGCCGAGTTGGTAGCGTGGCTGTTCGTCTTTTGTGGATGTCGCTGTGGGATGGAACGACGGATCCGAATGTCGGTTGCTATCACTAGAACTTGCACGAGATTCCAGTATTCCTGTAATTGTTAGTCTCTTCTCTCTGATCTAAATTGATTCCAGTATTCCGGTCTTTTTTTACAACGGAATTCAGAACTTTTTCTAGCCAGATAGACGAAGGCGAAGTGTCGCGTTCGCATGGCAACAGCATCGACGTCCCTACAGCATCGATGTCCCTCCGGCATGTTTCAGACAAGGAACATTTGCTGGCGCACAAAGCAGTGGTGCGCGATGTTACCTTGTGAGCAGGAAAGGCACGGCGACACCTGAAAGCTTCAGCCGGCGCCCGATTGCCAGCTGGCCCCGGCAGGGTCAGAATCGAGCATTAACCGCTTGGTATGGCCTGCGAATCACGGTGGGGCGACTGGCTGGCTTCGTCTTGGACGTCGCCGTTAAGCCTCCAATAATTCCGCTTACTGATGAGGATCGTGTCTCCGTGCCTATAAAGAGCGAGAGATGCAGCGCTCTCGATTCGGTGCCAGTTTGGCGAACGCGAGCCTCCGAAATGCGTCATCCACTCGTCCCAGCGGTCAAGACCACCGCATTTTCAGCACGAGTAGAAAACGAAAACGTCGAGGAATGCTCGTCTGGAAATTCAGTGACCTGTCCAGGCTCCCGTGGCACGGCGCTGTCCTGGACTTGCTGCACCATACTCCCACCTCGTGCGACGACTAAACGCGGCAAGGTTGACGTTGGAGAAGTTGAGGAATTAATGTTGCCCGCTGCATGGATATTTTTTGGGCCACAGTCACTACAGAAGGAACTGTTACGGCGTAATTTGAGATGGTTCTTCTCCGGCAATGGCATGACTAGCCAAAACGGAGGTGAGTGTGCTACAGGTGACCGCAAGAATTGACCCGGGCCTCAGATGCGGCTCGGTACCTGTCACCCTGTTACTGTTCCTGAAGAACTCGCGAGACGCTCTCGTTCGTACGCACAGGGAAACTCCGATCACCGTTATTACTTGACACTGGACGGGTCCCAGACCAGACGACCCGAGCCCCCGACGTCTCCAGAGTCCACAGTCTCCAGACCCTTCCTTCAGTTTCTTTCCCGCATCATGTGGGAACTGGGAACCATACAACACTAGCCGCCTACTCTACTCTAGTGACCGAGCAGAAGAGCGCTGTTGTCTGGTACTCTGACCTGACATGCCACCGGCGTTACCGCCGCACCACGCGTGGTCTGCCGGACGTGGCAggctgcccgccgccggcgagagaGCAGGGCGGCGCCACGCGAGACAATTGGACGCCTTTTCGCGGTAGCACTGGCCGCGCCTCACGTGGAATGCTATTGCTAGTGCAACCACCGCGGCGGGCCTACGGCCCAAAAGGCTTGGAgtggcgcggtggcgccgccgctctTGTTTTATCAGGAAAGTTGCTTCCTGGATAGATACAGCATTCAGGATCAACTAATTTGGACTTTGGAGGCAGCATGACTGATCCGTCAGAAGTGCCGTTCTTTTGATCAATCAACTGAGGGGTTATTTCGTTCCACCGACTAAAGTTTAAAGTTtcatatcaaatatttagatactaatcaggagtattaaacgactaattataaaattaattgcgcAGATggatgctaattcacgagatgaatctattaagcctaattaattcatgattagtacatatttactgtagcatcatattgttaaattatgaactaattagatttaatagattcgtctcgcgaattaacctccgtctgtgcaattggttttataattagctcatatttaatccttctaattagtatctaaacatttgatgtgatacaGAGTTCAGTTCTAACACTCCCTGAGTGATCTCGCCATGCAGCTGATTCTCTGCCAAAGCACGAGATGGTCTCCGTTCTGCTAGTCTGCTAGTGCCCTTTTGTTTGCCGTGCAGGTCTACTAGGcaagctgcaagcctgcagctGGCGCTGCTTTGCTCTGACGAGCCGTGCGAGGTTGACATGAACGGCGGATGATCGTCCGGGGATACATCACACATGACCAATCCAATCTAATCCGATCGTGATTGCTGGCCGGCTGACGACGATGCACAGAGCCATGGCGTCGATTGCTTGTGCCCCAGGCAGGCTTtgctgatgagtgatgactcCCCCAGCCGGCAGCAAAAGCAGCGGTGCCCTTGCGCAGCGGTTTCTCTGCAGGCCGTGCATCCAATCTCTGCAACTCCTATCGTGCACACCCATCTATTCATTCATCGCACTGACCTGAGGCCCCCGCCCGCCTGTCCCAATTCTGCGTGTACGTGTCGCCTACTCACCGCTGAATGCCTCTGGAATCGCTGTCTGGAGTCGTCTCTTGAGGCTCTCgcggcatggcatggcatgacCACATGGGCCTCGTGCGATGGGTTGTGCTGCGACGCCAAGACGATTATTATTCGCGTGATCTTGCTCGTCCTATCCTATGGGGTTGAGAGAAATCCTGTGCTCACGCGCAACGTTATCACTTCGTATCATGAAGGATCTGACAGGGTAGAGATGGTTCGTGACCATGATTATATTGCTGTGGTTGTGTGTGCATGTCCACGGTCGTATATGCTAGAAATATCGCTGCTTTTGGACATGTCATGAATTtctccgccatggccgcccaTGTGTTCCTGCCCGGTGATATCTTCAGTCAGGTCTTGTTGCCCTGGAAAAATGGTGCACTCCTGCAGTACATGCATATAATCCTGCTTTACGCGTGGCTCTCAGTTGGCGTATTATTCAGGGTACGTGCAATAATAATGATAAACCTATTGATGAATTTTTATTGGAGCTGATCGTTTCAAGCCATTcaatcttcttcttttgtttttggtTTACTCCTTGAAACGGAGATCGGGAAAAGAATAAGGATCACGTGATGCGACACTGTTAATAACAAATCAGAAAATGGAACATAGCCGGACAGTTGTCAGTAGGGGATTTTATTTCTGGTTCTGAAGCATATAAACAGGAAAATGGCAATGAGTAAAAGCTCCATTATTATTAGCTATAAAATTTACTGCGTGATTCATTATTGAAAGAATTAAGAAATTTCGCTGATGTGACTTACATAATCACTTGTCTTTAATTTCCATCTTTAATGTAGAACTATCCAGTGATTTCTAGCAAGATTATTGTCCCGTTTGTATCCACCCAACTAAAATTTATAACTAGCTAGGGATGTTTGGATCTACAAGCTAAATGATAGTTGAAAAGCTACTTATCTATTTTACCCCTCCCTTCCACTTTAGAAATTTTTTCCGAGGAAGGTGGACGGGCAATTTGATATTTAGCCGGTTAGCTGAGTTTAGCTAAGTTCAACCAGCTAAATGAATCTTTAGCCAACTAAACTTTAATCAGGTAGTTGGTGGAGTTCCCCGGTACAAAATTTTATGACCTCCCAAGGGCCAAGACAGTGTTGGAACAGGCATCGTACCAGACAATTCTCCGATGCGTACCGATGTCCGATGTCGTATCAATGTGTATCAAGTTGTGATTGTACATATAGTTGactttatttatatatgtggTGACCCATTAAATAGGGGGAAATAATCAAAACATTAAAACTCAGTTCTCTCCCATTTTCTTAGCAAGAAACATGACTTGCATGAACAAACGATTAAAGGCCGAAGTTTCGAATGACTTTAAGAGGAATCACTAATTAGTTCCTTTTCCCCTTGAAAAATGTAGCTTGTAGCACGTTGTTGACACTGCATGTTCTTTTCTGTGAGCCGATGATCCGTGAGATGACGACTGACGTGGACAGCAATTCTCACATGCAAAAAATGCACGCATCACCTCGGTCCCAAAGCTAGCGCTGTCTGAAACCGGCGAAAAAGAAGAAACACCACGTCAACCGATCGAACACTGCACCATCACAGCATTGCAGCAAGCTTTCGTGCTTTTCCCTTAAGCAGTTAAGCTAGCGCCAACGCCGGCGGCCGATGTATACATGCAATCGCATGCACACATCGCCGTCACGATCATATCGCTACGCAACATCACCGGCACTGTACTACGTGCGACGTGTATCCGCGTGTGCCTCGTTCGTCGCGCTAGCTTCTTGTGTTCTTCCTCGCATTTACTTAGCACATGCATGGGAACCGTCAAGGGCGTATTCTAATGTTGCGCCTCGCTCGCTCCTCTCGCTTTCGCGTGCGGCGTGCACGCCTCGACCATTCCCGTCCGGTGCCCTGCCCTTTGTCGTCCTCTCGATCCATCGTCTACAACTCCCGGTCGCTCATCGCCGAAATCGACAGGTTATATGTTAATGTAATCTTAACTCTTACCAATTCATCACGAATCATGGATGACCGTGTTCCAACTTGTGaacccaaaaaaaaagtgtgCGTGACGTTAGTGCTGCGAGCTGAGGATCACATGATCGTTTCACAAAATATCTCGTTGGTCGTAGTAAACTCAAATGGTTGTGTGAATTGTGAAATATGTGGAGCATGCCTACTAGCTACCTACCGTATGTCTATGTACATGGACTTTATGCACATGTACCCACTCAATATGGTGTTTATAATTGCTGCAGAGATAATGACATGCCAATAATGGCATCCATGTTGCTACCGAGAGCAATTCAACTACATGCTGACGCCACCCCCAAGTCCTTTGTGTTTAACATTTGTTTAAATCCTCACAAACGTTTGCTATTATTTCACATtcttttactccctccgtttcgaAACGTAGGtcgttttaccttttctagatACGTAAGTTTTGccatgcatctagacataactctatatttagatgcatagtaaaatttatatatatagaaaagctaaaacgatctgtAACCCAACGAGTCACATACTCACATACAAGAGCGGATAAGGCTAAAAAGAGAAAAAGCAGGGCTTGGCTTATTCTATTCATCTGCACCACCTGACAGAGATTCTTTCACAGCCTCGTTCAGCTAGTAGAATTCTTTCTAGATCTCGTTCTTTTCACTTTCTGATAATCGTTATATATTCGATTCTTTTCTTTAGACTCTTCTTTCTGCATCTCTTTTCTTACTTCCAGGAAATGTTCGGAACAGAGAACTTTCTCTAATCCAACGCCGCATTCTCCGAAGATTGAGGAACAAGAGGAGATCCATTAAAAGAAATCTTTCTCAGAGAGAAAATCTAAACAGTAACATCAAATCACAAACTACACGAAAGTTGTCCCTTTATTATGGGGATTTACCCATAAGGGAGATGCACAGAGGAAGAAAACGAACTTCATATATCCCTTTTTTACTCAATCAAGAAACAAGATCGGACGTGATTCCGGTTCGTCTCCGTTTTAGTGACACTCTTCCTCAAGCAAGGCAGCCGATAAGTCATCGAAGGGTTTGTTTGAATAATGGACTGGGAAGTAAAAAAGACTTCTCGGGAGTTTGGGAGTGTGACTATAACCAGTACTCTTGTATAATATCCTCTCTCTAGTTAAAATGAGTATTACCTGCCTGCACAATCAATCTATGGCGATCTCGGTCTCACGTGCCAGTCCCTCTTGCTAAGAGCGGACAGAAAGAGGAGACCTTTGCTctatctccttcttcctcttcccggGGCCCCGGAGTTTGGCAAGCCCTATTAAAGAAGCTAAGTGACTTTCGCTTTCCTCGGGTGATCGAGTTCAGTTCAATAATTCTAAAGAAGCTGTCAAGTTATGGCTAAATCCTCATCTCCATTCTCTGGTCCACATGCAAACGTTTAAGAGTAGCGAAAGCGGGGCAGCTAGTAGAATTCGTAGACCAAGCACTTCCCCGTTGGAGCGAGCAAGATTCCTTTGGACTTACTTTGGTTTTGCATATATTTTCATATAGAAACATAGCGTAGCGATTCCGTTGCGTCTTAGACATTTCACGCGGGGCGGGGAATCGAGTCTATTCAGGAAGAATTGCAGCAATTCTTCAATCCTAACGAAGTCATTCCGGAGGAATCCAAATTCTGATTGAAGGCTAGACAAATAACATGACTGAGGTATGTAAATCAAACCAGTGAAATAGCTTTATAATATTATATAGATATAGAATATAAAAAGCAAAAGCCTGATAATGggtttcaaaagaagaaaagaaaaaaaagattttagctttcttttttttttgtgcgtgCTTTTCGCCTGCCTTCCCGACCACGGATAGGCTACGGGGCTTTGCACTTCGGCCCCCTTTAATACCACATCAAGGTGACAGGATTCGAACCTATGGCCCTCTGTACCCAAAACAGATGCGCTGACCAGACTGCGCTACACCTCGTCTTCCAAGACCCCTCATATAATCTCCAGTGGGGATCAGTCGGAGCACGTAGGAATGCCGACCACTACATAAGCCGCTGGCGGAGAAAACTCGAAGAGCTTCCCTTCATTCGCTTCGCGGGAGTCGCACACAGCACATAGCTGGAAGTCAGAGGGCCCGTACTACCTGCCTAACCCTTCGCTCCGAGGGACCGTAGAACGGAAAGCGCCTTCTAAACAACTCGGCAGAAGGGAAGGGGCCTATGTATTTGCATGACCCCTGCGGATTTGACCCTACCTACACCCGGAGCCAATCCCCTAGCGGTCCTGCCACCACGCCGCAGAAGAGGGGTGTTCTTCTAGCTACTTTAATTGAAGATTTAGACAATGAGGCAAGCAAGCCAATGGCAATTAAAGTAGCCAGAAGAACACCCCTCTTCTCAAGAGAAAAAACATTAAAGTGTTTGCTTAGCACGAGTCACATGCTCACATAGGCAATCtactagcaaaagaaaaaaaaaagcacaagaGAAGTAGCTAGCACTGTGTGCACCCAACAACAAGGCTGTGCACCTTTTTGTAGGCAGCGGGTGGCGCAACAGAAGAACGTGCGGCTCGGGCTCGGCGGGTGCTCTCGTCGAGGGCCCAATGATTGAAGTGCCCCCGACACGCAAACCTTGAGGAGCCCAACAGGATGGCGCCACGTCTGCTGGTCACCCGCCGAGTTGACCTGGCCATGTCTCGCCATCTCGTCAGCCCTGATTTCCTTCGTGCACGGGTTTTGGTTGCGTAATCAATGACATGAGATGATGAATTGTGAGTTTGTGAGTTGTCAATGAGTAGGAGATTAGGAGCAGTAGCTCGTGGCATGTTATTGAACTCACACCCGCTGACATTGTTATGATATTGTTTTCTCGCCGTGATACACTGGTGTGATGTGTCATGAAAACTATGCGATCTCAATTTCACGTGGTTTATCTATAAAAACTGTTCTGGCTTGGTAAATTGTAAACAAAAACACATGTGAATTTGTGGCTGACCGGAGGATGTTTTGTCAACACGAACTCATTTTTGGTCAGTGGAAGAATGTAGGATGGACCAGCGAAGGTAATTCGAAGGCCAagcactacaacttctatttaAATTCTTCTTAATCTTAAGTGCTTTAATAGAAAAAAATAGGATCACTACTTTTGGTCATAATTATAAAATGCTTTAATTGTGTACAGAACATTGTAACACAATTGTTGTGTAGAATATTACACCATTTGAGTGTGCAACcttattgcatttttttttttggtttctaCTGGAAATCTTGCATCCTTTTTGCTTGGGCTGGCATTGGTTTGC contains:
- the LOC101753155 gene encoding 18.6 kDa class III heat shock protein — translated: MTELFDTAVTSLLHLPEVLDRLAAADGDRRSGGHHGAHHHGHARVHGLGGGGGGGAPVDIVETPGEYSFLLDVPGLSKSDIQVTLEEDRVLVMKGGSNNGKRKREEEEEGEGCRYIRLERRAAPRSFVRKFRLPEDADTGGIAARCENGVLTVTVKKQPPPEKKTKSVQVTIA